In Mycteria americana isolate JAX WOST 10 ecotype Jacksonville Zoo and Gardens chromosome Z unlocalized genomic scaffold, USCA_MyAme_1.0 Scaffold_30, whole genome shotgun sequence, a single genomic region encodes these proteins:
- the RAB27B gene encoding ras-related protein Rab-27B isoform X1, whose translation MTDGDYDYLIKLLALGDSGVGKTTFLYRYTDNKFNPKFITTVGIDFREKRVVYNSRGPNGSPGKAFKVHLQLWDTAGQERFRSLTTAFFRDAMGFLLMFDLTSQQSFLNVRNWMSQLQANAYCENPDIVLIGNKADLSDQREVNERQAKDLADKYGIPYFETSAATGQNVEKAVDTLLDLIMKRMEQCVDKTQVSDTANGGSSGKLDSAKPEEKKCAC comes from the exons ATGACTGATGGAGACTATGATTATCTGATCAAACTCCTGGCCCTTGGAGACTCTGGGGTTGGAAAAACAACGTTCCTGTACAGATACACTGATAACAAATTTAATCCAAAATTCATCACGACGGTAGGGATAGATTTTCGGGAAAAACGAGTG GTATACAATAGCAGAGGACCAAATGGATCTCCAGGAAAAGCCTTCAAGGTACATCTCCAGCTTTGGGACACAGCCGGACAGGAAAG ATTTCGAAGTCTCACCACAGCGTTTTTCAGAGATGCTATGGGCTTTTTACTAATGTTTGATCTCACCAGTCAACAGAGCTTCTTAAATGTCAGAAATTGGATGA GTCAGCTGCAAGCCAATGCATATTGTGAGAATCCAGATATAGTCTTAATTGGTAATAAAGCTGATTTATCAGACCAAAGGGAGGTAAATGAAAGGCAAGCAAAAGACCTGGCAGACAAATATGG CATACCGTACTTCGAAACAAGTGCTGCTACCGGACAGAATGTGGAGAAGGCTGTGGACACGCTTCTGGACTTGATAATGAAGCGTATGGAGCAGTGCGTGGACAAGACACAGGTCTCCGACACAGCCAACGGAGGAAGCTCGGGAAAGCTAGATTCAGCAAAACCGGAGGAGAAAAAGTGTGCCTGCTAA
- the RAB27B gene encoding ras-related protein Rab-27B isoform X2 produces MYAGFCYHKVREVALSMTTDVICQQGKKMRLTPICCVLAAEEQQAEVFAQWGGRKVVMRFRSLTTAFFRDAMGFLLMFDLTSQQSFLNVRNWMSQLQANAYCENPDIVLIGNKADLSDQREVNERQAKDLADKYGIPYFETSAATGQNVEKAVDTLLDLIMKRMEQCVDKTQVSDTANGGSSGKLDSAKPEEKKCAC; encoded by the exons ATGTACGCTGGTTTTTGCTATCATAAAGTGCGTGAGGTTGCCCTCAGTATGACTACTGATGTCATCTGTCAACAAGGGAAGAAAATGCGACTCACACCTATTTGCTGTGTACTAGCGGCTGAAGAGCAGCAGGCTGAAGTGTTTGCCcagtggggaggaaggaaagttGTGATGAG ATTTCGAAGTCTCACCACAGCGTTTTTCAGAGATGCTATGGGCTTTTTACTAATGTTTGATCTCACCAGTCAACAGAGCTTCTTAAATGTCAGAAATTGGATGA GTCAGCTGCAAGCCAATGCATATTGTGAGAATCCAGATATAGTCTTAATTGGTAATAAAGCTGATTTATCAGACCAAAGGGAGGTAAATGAAAGGCAAGCAAAAGACCTGGCAGACAAATATGG CATACCGTACTTCGAAACAAGTGCTGCTACCGGACAGAATGTGGAGAAGGCTGTGGACACGCTTCTGGACTTGATAATGAAGCGTATGGAGCAGTGCGTGGACAAGACACAGGTCTCCGACACAGCCAACGGAGGAAGCTCGGGAAAGCTAGATTCAGCAAAACCGGAGGAGAAAAAGTGTGCCTGCTAA
- the CCDC68 gene encoding coiled-coil domain-containing protein 68 isoform X2, whose translation MSAPSEEQRNARIVMTTLLLTEQITQEDHGSEGNYVLYGSSCAQITEEAEYVKKLPQVSGNKAESQNSGWSWSCSPVARTMKETEEHMLLVSRENQVLKIKLEATREAGIQALRSASQKLYENYQTQSEELKKSHENEKKQIQAYNLQQEEKLQQSSENASRLAEGIREKCTRIAEMEKRVQRMEEEKKTLIEKKMSFEKMLQQMMSRNEDSKRCLDLQRQIATLREQICHLQRVIQAQHHGLRGVIQEAEELNNELRSQDKKIENLTEKLTALEAQRPVRFWSIPLPDAHQAKEARELKERRDVSLLPLSEGLFLCVATCNSSGPFLTPKCLRHVLPLYGTWRRSGAAELRLKE comes from the exons ATGTCCGCTCCCTCCGAAG AGCAGAGAAACGCACGTATAGTGATGACTACCCTGCTACTCACTGAGCAAATAACACAAGAAGACCACGGCTCGGAGGGAAACTACGTCCTTTATGGATCCTCTTGTGCCCAAATCACCGAGGAAGCTGAATATGTGAAAAAG CTTCCTCAAGTCTCTGGCAATAAAGCGGAGTCACAGAACAgcggctggagctggagctgcagtcCCGTTGCAAGGACgatgaaggaaacagaagagcacATGCTGCTGGTGAGCAGGGAAAACCAAGTGCTGAAGATCAAG CTGGAAGCCACGAGAGAAGCAGGCATCCAGGCTCTCAGATCTGCCTCGCAGAAACTGTATGAGAATTACCAGACTCAgtcagaagaactgaaaaaaagtcatGAGAATGAGAAGAAGCAAATACAG GCCTACAATCTCCAGCAAGAAGAGAAGCTCCAGCAAAGCTCAGAAAACGCCAGCCGCCTTGCTGAAGGCATCAGGGAAAAATGTACCCGCATCGCGGAGATGGAGAAGCGCGTGCAAAGGATGGAGGAG gaaaagaaaactctgatagagaagaaaatgtcatttgaaaAGATGCTTCAACAGATGATGTCAAGGAACGAAGACAGCAAACG GTGCCTGGATCTCCAGAGGCAGATTGCCACCCTGCGGGAGCAGATCTGCCACCTGCAGCGCGTGATCCAGGCGCAGCACCACGGCCTGCGGGGCGTGATCCAGGAG GCAGAGGAACTGAACAACGAACTCAGAAGCCaagataaaaaaatagaaaacctgACCGAGAAGCTGACCGCGCTGGAAGCGCAG CGCCCTGTCAGATTTTGGAGCATCCCCTTACCTGATgctcaccaggctaaagaagcaaGAGAGCTAAAGGAACGACGGGATGTTTCTCTCCTACCTTTGTCAGAAGGACTTTTTCTGTGCGTTGCAACCTGTAACTCCTCCGGCCCCTTTCTTACTCCAAAGTGCCTTCGGCACGTGCTGCCTCTCTACGGCACGTGGCGCAGAAGCGGTGCTGCAGAGCTGCGCTTGAAAGAATAA
- the CCDC68 gene encoding coiled-coil domain-containing protein 68 isoform X1: MSAPSEEQRNARIVMTTLLLTEQITQEDHGSEGNYVLYGSSCAQITEEAEYVKKQLPQVSGNKAESQNSGWSWSCSPVARTMKETEEHMLLVSRENQVLKIKLEATREAGIQALRSASQKLYENYQTQSEELKKSHENEKKQIQAYNLQQEEKLQQSSENASRLAEGIREKCTRIAEMEKRVQRMEEEKKTLIEKKMSFEKMLQQMMSRNEDSKRCLDLQRQIATLREQICHLQRVIQAQHHGLRGVIQEAEELNNELRSQDKKIENLTEKLTALEAQRPVRFWSIPLPDAHQAKEARELKERRDVSLLPLSEGLFLCVATCNSSGPFLTPKCLRHVLPLYGTWRRSGAAELRLKE, from the exons ATGTCCGCTCCCTCCGAAG AGCAGAGAAACGCACGTATAGTGATGACTACCCTGCTACTCACTGAGCAAATAACACAAGAAGACCACGGCTCGGAGGGAAACTACGTCCTTTATGGATCCTCTTGTGCCCAAATCACCGAGGAAGCTGAATATGTGAAAAAG CAGCTTCCTCAAGTCTCTGGCAATAAAGCGGAGTCACAGAACAgcggctggagctggagctgcagtcCCGTTGCAAGGACgatgaaggaaacagaagagcacATGCTGCTGGTGAGCAGGGAAAACCAAGTGCTGAAGATCAAG CTGGAAGCCACGAGAGAAGCAGGCATCCAGGCTCTCAGATCTGCCTCGCAGAAACTGTATGAGAATTACCAGACTCAgtcagaagaactgaaaaaaagtcatGAGAATGAGAAGAAGCAAATACAG GCCTACAATCTCCAGCAAGAAGAGAAGCTCCAGCAAAGCTCAGAAAACGCCAGCCGCCTTGCTGAAGGCATCAGGGAAAAATGTACCCGCATCGCGGAGATGGAGAAGCGCGTGCAAAGGATGGAGGAG gaaaagaaaactctgatagagaagaaaatgtcatttgaaaAGATGCTTCAACAGATGATGTCAAGGAACGAAGACAGCAAACG GTGCCTGGATCTCCAGAGGCAGATTGCCACCCTGCGGGAGCAGATCTGCCACCTGCAGCGCGTGATCCAGGCGCAGCACCACGGCCTGCGGGGCGTGATCCAGGAG GCAGAGGAACTGAACAACGAACTCAGAAGCCaagataaaaaaatagaaaacctgACCGAGAAGCTGACCGCGCTGGAAGCGCAG CGCCCTGTCAGATTTTGGAGCATCCCCTTACCTGATgctcaccaggctaaagaagcaaGAGAGCTAAAGGAACGACGGGATGTTTCTCTCCTACCTTTGTCAGAAGGACTTTTTCTGTGCGTTGCAACCTGTAACTCCTCCGGCCCCTTTCTTACTCCAAAGTGCCTTCGGCACGTGCTGCCTCTCTACGGCACGTGGCGCAGAAGCGGTGCTGCAGAGCTGCGCTTGAAAGAATAA
- the CCDC68 gene encoding coiled-coil domain-containing protein 68 isoform X3 — protein MSAPSEEQRNARIVMTTLLLTEQITQEDHGSEGNYVLYGSSCAQITEEAEYVKKQLPQVSGNKAESQNSGWSWSCSPVARTMKETEEHMLLVSRENQVLKIKLEATREAGIQALRSASQKLYENYQTQSEELKKSHENEKKQIQAYNLQQEEKLQQSSENASRLAEGIREKCTRIAEMEKRVQRMEEEKKTLIEKKMSFEKMLQQMMSRNEDSKRCLDLQRQIATLREQICHLQRVIQAQHHGLRGVIQEAEELNNELRSQDKKIENLTEKLTALEAQNKELKDRVEFWSGQSKTKVSKAVWTDALSDFGASPYLMLTRLKKQES, from the exons ATGTCCGCTCCCTCCGAAG AGCAGAGAAACGCACGTATAGTGATGACTACCCTGCTACTCACTGAGCAAATAACACAAGAAGACCACGGCTCGGAGGGAAACTACGTCCTTTATGGATCCTCTTGTGCCCAAATCACCGAGGAAGCTGAATATGTGAAAAAG CAGCTTCCTCAAGTCTCTGGCAATAAAGCGGAGTCACAGAACAgcggctggagctggagctgcagtcCCGTTGCAAGGACgatgaaggaaacagaagagcacATGCTGCTGGTGAGCAGGGAAAACCAAGTGCTGAAGATCAAG CTGGAAGCCACGAGAGAAGCAGGCATCCAGGCTCTCAGATCTGCCTCGCAGAAACTGTATGAGAATTACCAGACTCAgtcagaagaactgaaaaaaagtcatGAGAATGAGAAGAAGCAAATACAG GCCTACAATCTCCAGCAAGAAGAGAAGCTCCAGCAAAGCTCAGAAAACGCCAGCCGCCTTGCTGAAGGCATCAGGGAAAAATGTACCCGCATCGCGGAGATGGAGAAGCGCGTGCAAAGGATGGAGGAG gaaaagaaaactctgatagagaagaaaatgtcatttgaaaAGATGCTTCAACAGATGATGTCAAGGAACGAAGACAGCAAACG GTGCCTGGATCTCCAGAGGCAGATTGCCACCCTGCGGGAGCAGATCTGCCACCTGCAGCGCGTGATCCAGGCGCAGCACCACGGCCTGCGGGGCGTGATCCAGGAG GCAGAGGAACTGAACAACGAACTCAGAAGCCaagataaaaaaatagaaaacctgACCGAGAAGCTGACCGCGCTGGAAGCGCAG aatAAAGAACTGAAAGACAGAGTGGAGTTCTGGTCTGGCCAGTCCAAGACTAAagtttcaaaagctgtctggacaga CGCCCTGTCAGATTTTGGAGCATCCCCTTACCTGATgctcaccaggctaaagaagcaaGAGAGCTAA
- the CCDC68 gene encoding coiled-coil domain-containing protein 68 isoform X4, producing MSAPSEEQRNARIVMTTLLLTEQITQEDHGSEGNYVLYGSSCAQITEEAEYVKKLPQVSGNKAESQNSGWSWSCSPVARTMKETEEHMLLVSRENQVLKIKLEATREAGIQALRSASQKLYENYQTQSEELKKSHENEKKQIQAYNLQQEEKLQQSSENASRLAEGIREKCTRIAEMEKRVQRMEEEKKTLIEKKMSFEKMLQQMMSRNEDSKRCLDLQRQIATLREQICHLQRVIQAQHHGLRGVIQEAEELNNELRSQDKKIENLTEKLTALEAQNKELKDRVEFWSGQSKTKVSKAVWTDALSDFGASPYLMLTRLKKQES from the exons ATGTCCGCTCCCTCCGAAG AGCAGAGAAACGCACGTATAGTGATGACTACCCTGCTACTCACTGAGCAAATAACACAAGAAGACCACGGCTCGGAGGGAAACTACGTCCTTTATGGATCCTCTTGTGCCCAAATCACCGAGGAAGCTGAATATGTGAAAAAG CTTCCTCAAGTCTCTGGCAATAAAGCGGAGTCACAGAACAgcggctggagctggagctgcagtcCCGTTGCAAGGACgatgaaggaaacagaagagcacATGCTGCTGGTGAGCAGGGAAAACCAAGTGCTGAAGATCAAG CTGGAAGCCACGAGAGAAGCAGGCATCCAGGCTCTCAGATCTGCCTCGCAGAAACTGTATGAGAATTACCAGACTCAgtcagaagaactgaaaaaaagtcatGAGAATGAGAAGAAGCAAATACAG GCCTACAATCTCCAGCAAGAAGAGAAGCTCCAGCAAAGCTCAGAAAACGCCAGCCGCCTTGCTGAAGGCATCAGGGAAAAATGTACCCGCATCGCGGAGATGGAGAAGCGCGTGCAAAGGATGGAGGAG gaaaagaaaactctgatagagaagaaaatgtcatttgaaaAGATGCTTCAACAGATGATGTCAAGGAACGAAGACAGCAAACG GTGCCTGGATCTCCAGAGGCAGATTGCCACCCTGCGGGAGCAGATCTGCCACCTGCAGCGCGTGATCCAGGCGCAGCACCACGGCCTGCGGGGCGTGATCCAGGAG GCAGAGGAACTGAACAACGAACTCAGAAGCCaagataaaaaaatagaaaacctgACCGAGAAGCTGACCGCGCTGGAAGCGCAG aatAAAGAACTGAAAGACAGAGTGGAGTTCTGGTCTGGCCAGTCCAAGACTAAagtttcaaaagctgtctggacaga CGCCCTGTCAGATTTTGGAGCATCCCCTTACCTGATgctcaccaggctaaagaagcaaGAGAGCTAA